A single genomic interval of Xyrauchen texanus isolate HMW12.3.18 chromosome 48, RBS_HiC_50CHRs, whole genome shotgun sequence harbors:
- the ptprc gene encoding LOW QUALITY PROTEIN: receptor-type tyrosine-protein phosphatase C (The sequence of the model RefSeq protein was modified relative to this genomic sequence to represent the inferred CDS: deleted 2 bases in 1 codon) has product MDQYSRKLFQQEMLVVSCSVDGNNKQYKLNEDVFLEPTKIHNCIGKYSYKGDVIESYNLPIQIDCDWTNKTEFKKVTHNSIGMSWTWSPGGKCSGIKWQNISGICKSVEKNVKKSESVSKCDYSNTIVTCTSDGLHAYTKYQCNITANTNIKNYTISTSNQTKTQSFKPSFGSSMTVQLRSHNSFSVTCMNLSNDAWNGDKGNYTVELINNGKIDQKLISNTSCSFIFEDLYYNTHYTIKVTAKNGNGNESSIVNSKSTRYNDKAVIGILAFLVVVTSVALLFVLYKLFMLKRKRQAEDENIPLTQHLLSVEPITGDCLLDTYKKKIVDEGRLFLAEFQSIPRIFNNYTIKEAKKMKNQSKNRYVDILPYDYNLVTLSTGGDDDYINASFIEGYKEPKKYIAAQGPKDETIDDFWRMIWEQKSSIIVMVTRCEEGNKSKCAQYWPSLDRETEIFDDFVVKIRSEDHCPDYIIRHLVLTNKREKAAEREVTHIQFISWPDHGVPGDPSLLLKLRRRVNSFKNFFSGPVVIHCSAGVGRTGTYISIDAMIESLEEEGKVDIYGFVAKLRRQRCLMVQVEAQYTLIHTALIEHYQFGETEIFLSEFHLKLNTLRQKDGNDTSLLELEFQKLPKFKNWRTFNTAIIEDNKKKNRYSSIVPYDFNRVLFRLDIESNHTSDPEDEDYSSDEEEEESNEYINASFIDGYWCNKSLIAAQGPLPNTTAEFLLMLYQQKTKTLVMLTDCKEDNQDYCSQYWGDDKKVFGEMEIEVKKTESFPTFVRRRLEIQSTKKNEILEVDQYQFLKWRNSEVPENPQELIEMIRIIREYSGYDNSKIKRNIPVVVHCNNGSSRSGIFCALWNLMDSASTEKLVDVFQAVKNVRRERKGMIETIEQYQFLYTALEGAFPVQNGSTKTPASTNSVQIVNETTALLSQPASNTSADQKVAETSQTKESNEHTAATENTTASPSPAGGASEISSSSEKASTVGNTNGPSVTVDV; this is encoded by the exons ATGGACCAATATAGCAGGAAACTGTTCCAGCAGGAAATGTTAGTGGTCTCTTGCAGTGTTGATG gcaataataaacaatataagTTAAATGAGGATGTGTTTTTAGAGCCCACCAAAATACATAATTGCATTGGAAAATACTCTTACAAGGGTGATGTCATAGAAAGCTATAATCTCCCAATTCAAATTGATTGCG ATTGGACAAATAAAACTGAGTTTAAAAAAGTAACCCACAACAGCATTGGAATGTCATGGACGTGGTCCCCAGGAGGCAAATGCTCAGGcataaaatggcaaaatatttcaggcatttgtaaaagtgttgaaaaaaatgtgaaaa AGTCAGAGTCAGTGTCAAAATGTGATTACAGTAATACTATTGTAACCTGCACTTCTGATGGATTACATGCATATACCAAATATCAATGCAACATTACAGCCAATACCAACATTAAAAACTACACGATTTCCACCTCAAATCAAACAAAGACACAGTCATTCA AGCCCAGTTTTGGCTCATCTATGACAGTACAACTACGATCTCACAATTCTTTTAGTGTTACATGCATGAACTTGTCAAACGATGCATGGAATGGAGATAAGGGAAACTATACAGTCGAACTTATAAACAATGGAAAAATTGACCAAAAGCTGATTAGTAATACC AGCTGTTCATTTATATTTGAAGATCTTTATTACAACACCCATTATACTATTAAG GTTACAGCCAAGAATGGGAATGGAAATGAATCCTCCATTGTAAATTCCAAATCCACTAGAT ACAATGACAAGGCCGTCATCGGAATACTGGCTTTCCTCGTTGTTGTGACATCAGTTGCACTCCTTTTTGTGTTGTACAAACTTTTCATGCTCAAACGGAAAAG GCAAGCTGAAGATGAAAATATTCCTCTTACTC AACACCTGCTCAGTGTTGAGCCCATCACTGGAGACTGTTTATTGGACACTTACAAGAAGAAGATCGTTGATGAAGGACGTCTGTTTCTGGCTGAATTTCAG agcaTCCCTCGAATTTTCAACAATTACACCATCAAAGAGGCAAAGAAAATGAAAAACCAGTCCAAGAACCGCTACGTTGACATTCTGCCTT ATGACTATAATCTAGTTACACTCTCAACTGGAGGCGATGATGACTACATCAATGCCAGCTTTATTGAG GGATATAAAGAGCCAAAGAAATACATTGCTGCCCAAG gacCCAAAGATGAGACCATCGATGATTTCTGGCGAATGATCTGGGAGCAAAAGTCATCCATCATCGTCATGGTTACCCGTTGTGAGGAAGGAAATAAG AGCAAGTGTGCTCAGTACTGGCCATCTTTGGACAGAGAGACTGAGATTTTTGACGATTTTGTAGTGAAAATCAGATCAGAGGACCACTGCCCCGATTACATCATTCGTCATCTGGTCCTAACCAAT AAGAGAGAGAAAGCTGCAGAAAGAGAAGTCACCCACATTCAATTCATCAGTTGGCCTGACCATGGTGTCCCTGGAGATCCTAGCCTGCTTCTGAAGCTTAGGAGAAGAGTCAACTCCTTCAAGAACTTCTTCAGCGGCCCAGTCGTGATCCACTGCAG CGCAGGGGTTGGACGTACAGGAACGTATATTAGCATTGACGCCATGATTGAAAGTCTTGAGGAGGAGGGTAAAGTGGACATCTATGGATTTGTAGCAAAACTACGTCGCCAGCGTTGCCTCATGGTTCAAGTGGAG gcccAGTACACACTTATCCACACCGCTCTGATAGAGCACTACCAGTTTGGAGAGACAGAGATCTTTCTCTCTGAATTTCATTTGAAGCTCAACACCCTCAGACAGAAAGATGGAAATGACACCAGCTTGCTTGAATTGGAGTTCCAG aaactTCCCAAGTTTAAAAACTGGAGAACATTTAACACAGCAATCATTGAGGACAACAAGAAGAAAAACCGCTACTCATCTATTGTCCCAT ATGACTTCAACCGTGTCCTGTTTAGACTGGACATAGAGAGCAACCACACAAGTGATCCTGAGGATGAGGATTATTCGTCAGATGAGGAAGAAGAAGAATCCAACGAATACATCAATGCCTCATTCATTGAC GGATACTGGTGTAATAAGAGTCTCATTGCAGCACAGGGGCCTCTACCAAACACAACAGCAGAGTTCCTGTTAATGCTTTatcaacaaaaaactaaaacattggTCATGCTCACTGATTGCAAAGAGGATAACCAG GATTATTGCTCTCAGTATTGGGGAGATGATAAGAAAGTGTTTGGGGAGATGGAAATCGAGGTGAAAAAGACAGAAAGTTTCCCAACATTTGTCAGACGGCGCTTGGAAATACAATCCACAAAG AAGAACGAGATCCTGGAGGTGGATCAGTATCAGTTCTTAAAGTGGAGAAACAGTGAAGTACCAGAGAACCCTCAGGAGTTGATAGAGATGATAAGGATCATCAGAGAGTACAGTGGCTATGACAACAGCAAAATCAAACGGAATATCCCTGTTGTTGTGCACTGCAA CAATGGATCGTCGCGTTCTGGAATCTTTTGTGCCTTATGGAATCTTATGGACAGTGCATCCACAGAGAAGTTGGTGGACGTCTTCCAGGCTGTCAAAAATGTACGCAGGGAGAGGAAGGGAATGATTGAAACAATA GAGCAGTATCAGTTCCTCTATACGGCTCTAGAAGGAGCCTTCCCAGTGCAGAACGGCAGCACAAAGACACCAGCTTCAACTAACAGCGTTCAAATTGTCAACGAAACCACAGCGCTTCTCTCACAACCAGCCAGCAATACCAGCGCTGACCAGAAGGTGGCAGAAACCAGCCAGACCAAAGAGAGCAATGAGCACACTGCTGCTACAGAAAATACAACTGCTTCACCTTCACCAGCAGGGGGAGCCAGTGAGATCAGCAGCTCATCTGAAAAAGCCTCTACAGTGGGCAACACCAATGGGCCTTCTGTTACTGTAGATGTTTGA